One window from the genome of Natronomonas pharaonis DSM 2160 encodes:
- a CDS encoding DNA-methyltransferase, with amino-acid sequence MTDSSLIRPVDGEVPDGYGFYNEDTRNLYETLSKAFTDVDDALVDVTITSPPYADVKDYGYDEELQVGLGDDYEDYLEELRDIYKQTYDVTKPDGSLWVVVNTFKKGGRTVRLPTDIADVCENLEDKTTCDECGAPLDKDRETGILYCSDDCGFEYDATEGSWVLQDIVIWDKVRALPYSGTGKFRNVFEYILCFSKQNDFHFDLDKIRIADPAEFKDWWIDYPERYHPRGMVPDNIWEMVTPTQGGWSDMTIDHPAPFPRELVERIVHLTTEPDDVVFDPFGGTGTVLGQSEAMGRWPLGFELSEEFVEAYPDLRGEIFEEWDERREESHTLQDRQAQLAKKVWRLRQLIYPRKLLQSFPDDAEDRDMSNLGINTIFVSGERDSSVLGDRDTERVSSSIAVVLDDDMDSSDCRHVEELLQRSQENEPCSDMPIDAELSVLTVSEFLDEAAGDYESDSHYVYNKNSFNYPAGKVSLDDWTKLVANPDSWREKHVAYSYPPVLSNLYINVDEDGKEVANEIEPFTADSAGARITDF; translated from the coding sequence ATGACCGATTCATCCCTCATCAGGCCCGTCGATGGCGAGGTACCTGATGGATATGGGTTCTATAACGAGGACACCAGAAACCTCTATGAGACCCTGTCCAAGGCGTTCACCGATGTAGATGACGCTTTAGTCGATGTTACGATAACATCGCCTCCATATGCAGACGTGAAGGACTACGGCTACGATGAAGAACTCCAAGTCGGGCTGGGTGATGATTATGAGGACTATCTCGAGGAGCTCCGGGATATCTATAAACAGACCTACGACGTGACGAAGCCCGACGGCTCACTGTGGGTCGTCGTTAACACATTCAAAAAGGGCGGCCGCACCGTTCGCCTTCCGACCGATATCGCCGACGTATGCGAGAATCTCGAAGACAAAACAACCTGCGATGAGTGCGGCGCTCCTCTAGATAAGGATAGAGAGACTGGTATATTATACTGCTCTGATGACTGTGGCTTCGAGTACGATGCGACTGAAGGCTCGTGGGTTCTTCAGGACATCGTCATTTGGGACAAAGTGCGTGCGCTGCCGTACAGTGGGACTGGGAAGTTCCGCAATGTGTTCGAATATATACTCTGCTTTAGCAAGCAGAATGACTTCCATTTCGACTTAGACAAAATCCGCATCGCTGACCCAGCCGAATTCAAAGACTGGTGGATTGATTACCCCGAACGATACCATCCCCGTGGGATGGTCCCCGACAACATCTGGGAGATGGTAACTCCGACTCAGGGGGGCTGGAGCGACATGACAATTGACCACCCGGCACCGTTCCCTCGCGAGCTTGTCGAGCGCATTGTACATCTGACGACGGAGCCGGATGACGTGGTCTTCGACCCATTCGGAGGGACTGGAACGGTACTTGGACAAAGCGAAGCCATGGGGCGGTGGCCGCTTGGGTTTGAATTGAGCGAGGAATTTGTGGAAGCGTACCCGGACCTACGTGGGGAAATTTTTGAAGAGTGGGACGAACGGCGTGAGGAATCTCACACACTGCAAGACCGGCAAGCTCAGCTCGCAAAGAAAGTATGGCGGCTTCGACAGTTGATATATCCGCGGAAGCTGCTCCAATCATTCCCCGACGATGCTGAGGACCGAGATATGAGCAACCTCGGGATTAACACCATATTCGTGTCTGGCGAGAGAGATTCATCTGTCCTCGGTGACCGAGATACGGAACGCGTCTCAAGCTCTATTGCAGTCGTATTAGATGACGATATGGATTCAAGCGACTGTCGGCATGTTGAGGAACTCCTGCAGCGGTCTCAGGAAAATGAGCCTTGTAGTGATATGCCGATAGATGCGGAACTGAGCGTTCTAACAGTTTCAGAGTTCCTAGACGAAGCGGCTGGTGATTATGAGTCTGACTCGCATTATGTCTATAACAAAAACTCGTTCAATTACCCTGCTGGGAAGGTGTCTCTTGACGACTGGACGAAGCTTGTAGCCAACCCCGACAGTTGGCGTGAAAAGCACGTTGCCTACAGTTATCCTCCGGTCCTCTCTAACCTATATATAAACGTGGATGAGGACGGCAAAGAGGTGGCCAATGAAATAGAGCCGTTTACTGCTGACTCTGCTGGTG
- a CDS encoding helix-turn-helix domain-containing protein, giving the protein MRRSAEWMVLCDERILEYLSENESGTPSEMANSGRVRWTRSYISQRAKKLVDHGLLKHLGNGVYIITDEGEAYLDEEYDAERGAYLDRNVADADSDGAESAGEANGT; this is encoded by the coding sequence ATGAGACGCTCGGCGGAGTGGATGGTCCTGTGCGATGAGAGGATTCTCGAATATCTCTCAGAGAACGAATCAGGTACGCCGAGCGAGATGGCAAACAGCGGGCGGGTCCGGTGGACACGCTCGTATATCAGTCAACGGGCAAAGAAACTCGTTGACCACGGCCTCCTGAAACATCTCGGGAATGGCGTGTACATAATTACTGACGAAGGGGAGGCATACCTCGACGAAGAGTACGACGCCGAGCGAGGTGCCTATCTTGACCGTAATGTAGCCGATGCAGACAGCGACGGTGCGGAGAGTGCAGGTGAAGCAAACGGCACGTAG
- a CDS encoding PadR family transcriptional regulator, which yields MGSETTAGEARTDTDALPNKKPADLSKFQLRILAVLADAGDAPKGVTVKRRLQEYYSSDVNPGQLYPNLNELVETGFVAKGQKDKRTNAYEITNDGQQALTSEVKWLAARTAGVAEEA from the coding sequence ATGGGTTCTGAAACCACAGCGGGCGAAGCCCGCACTGATACAGACGCACTGCCGAATAAAAAGCCCGCCGACCTCTCGAAGTTCCAGCTCCGCATCCTCGCAGTGCTGGCCGACGCCGGCGACGCCCCGAAGGGTGTCACCGTCAAGCGCCGTCTTCAGGAGTACTACAGCAGCGATGTCAACCCCGGCCAGCTGTACCCGAACCTCAACGAGCTGGTCGAGACCGGCTTCGTCGCCAAAGGTCAGAAAGACAAGCGCACCAACGCCTACGAGATTACCAACGACGGCCAGCAGGCGCTCACTTCGGAAGTCAAGTGGCTCGCTGCTCGCACCGCCGGCGTCGCGGAGGAAGCATGA
- a CDS encoding DUF7563 family protein, whose amino-acid sequence MSNGECLSCGSHVSQSFVRVFGDGGNLYACPSCTTREAIKRGAAADPDHDRRVTVPPSDARRQAGDTPRATWDGRRTTSPEGVQ is encoded by the coding sequence ATGAGTAACGGTGAGTGTCTCAGCTGCGGGTCGCACGTCTCGCAGTCGTTCGTTCGGGTATTCGGCGACGGGGGTAACTTGTACGCCTGCCCGAGCTGCACGACCCGTGAGGCCATCAAGCGCGGGGCGGCTGCCGACCCGGACCACGACCGCCGCGTTACTGTGCCGCCATCGGACGCCCGCCGGCAGGCTGGCGACACGCCCCGGGCGACGTGGGACGGCAGACGCACCACCAGCCCGGAGGGCGTTCAGTGA
- a CDS encoding tyrosine-type recombinase/integrase, with product MKLFVEWCEEVGLETVSDIQPLDIDEYHDIRAEAVAPVTLEGEMATLQEYLRYLEGLDAVADDLSEAVHVPNLDASQRSNDVKLSTPEAMAMLQYFRETPAVRASRKHVFLELVWFTGARQSGLRALDLRDVHLDDAFVWFKHRPSEGTGLKNNLDGERPVSLPSGVVDVLREYIHENRNSETDVHGRAPLFTTLQGRPSGDSVRKWCYLATLPCLHSDCPHGKDRESCDWTGYKYASKCPSTRSPHRIRTGSITYQLNIGFPTEVVANRVNASPKTIRDHYDKADRQERRRRQRRRMESDRRGYVQQMDFDYENDIGSDD from the coding sequence TTGAAACTGTTCGTTGAGTGGTGTGAGGAAGTCGGTCTGGAGACGGTCAGCGATATTCAGCCGCTCGATATCGACGAGTATCACGATATCCGTGCTGAGGCAGTGGCTCCGGTCACGCTCGAAGGCGAGATGGCGACCTTGCAGGAGTACCTTCGGTACTTGGAGGGGTTGGACGCGGTCGCCGACGACCTCAGCGAGGCGGTTCATGTCCCGAATCTGGACGCGTCGCAGCGGTCGAATGACGTGAAACTCTCGACGCCGGAGGCGATGGCGATGCTACAGTACTTCCGCGAGACGCCGGCGGTTCGGGCGTCGCGGAAGCACGTGTTCTTGGAACTCGTGTGGTTCACCGGAGCCCGGCAAAGCGGCCTTCGGGCGCTGGACCTGCGGGATGTCCATCTTGATGATGCGTTCGTGTGGTTCAAGCACCGTCCGTCGGAGGGGACGGGGCTGAAGAACAATCTCGATGGCGAGCGGCCGGTCAGCTTGCCGTCGGGTGTGGTGGATGTCCTTCGGGAGTACATTCACGAGAACCGGAATAGTGAGACGGACGTTCACGGGCGAGCGCCGCTTTTCACCACGTTACAGGGTCGTCCGTCGGGTGACAGCGTTCGGAAGTGGTGTTATTTGGCGACTTTGCCGTGTTTGCATTCGGACTGTCCGCACGGGAAGGACCGTGAATCGTGTGATTGGACGGGCTACAAGTATGCGAGTAAGTGCCCGTCGACTAGGTCGCCGCACCGCATCCGGACGGGGAGTATAACTTACCAACTGAATATCGGCTTTCCGACGGAGGTGGTTGCGAATCGGGTGAATGCGTCGCCGAAGACGATTCGAGACCACTACGACAAAGCGGACCGCCAGGAGCGTCGCCGCCGGCAGCGCCGTCGTATGGAGTCTGACCGGCGTGGATACGTACAACAGATGGACTTCGATTATGAGAACGATATCGGGAGTGACGACTGA
- a CDS encoding GTP-binding protein — protein sequence MSEQSTPVTVLSGTLGAGKTTTLNHLLRESGGRELAVLVNDMGEVNVDAELVAESSDISAEEEELVELSNGCICCELRGDLLDAIGALTSERSYDGIVVESTGVAEPLPVAQTLTLGFDQSDLDPTEFYEETGIEPLENCHLDTTVTVVDAHQFQSAMESDEILDDDGTEKHLGDLLVEQVEFCDVLVLNKCDLVDEATLDEIEAVLETLQPRAEIIRTTHGEVDVDTVVDTGRFDFDEARQSAGWLQELQEPHASAEEEHGVGSFVFEARRPFHPERFAELLDDLPSSVVRSKGHFWLAGREELAMSLNVAGESIRIAPGGRWIATLPPEERAEQFEAHPELESMWDDEWGDRGTQLVVIGTEMDATSLEDRLADCLLTDEDMEADWSAFEDRFPTFERPEAEPEKADADEAEQAGTDDSEEIGLAD from the coding sequence ATGAGCGAGCAATCGACACCAGTGACGGTGCTGTCCGGGACGCTCGGTGCCGGAAAGACGACCACGCTCAACCACCTGCTTCGGGAGAGCGGCGGCCGCGAGCTGGCGGTCCTCGTCAACGACATGGGCGAGGTCAACGTCGACGCCGAACTCGTCGCCGAATCGTCGGATATCTCGGCGGAAGAAGAAGAGCTCGTCGAGCTGTCGAACGGCTGTATCTGCTGTGAGCTCCGGGGTGACCTACTGGACGCCATCGGCGCGCTCACGAGCGAGCGGTCCTACGACGGCATCGTCGTCGAATCGACCGGCGTCGCCGAACCGCTGCCGGTTGCCCAGACGCTGACGCTCGGGTTCGACCAGTCCGACCTCGACCCGACGGAGTTCTACGAGGAGACCGGCATCGAACCGCTCGAGAACTGCCACCTCGATACGACGGTCACCGTCGTTGACGCCCATCAGTTCCAGTCGGCGATGGAGTCCGACGAAATACTCGATGACGACGGCACCGAAAAGCATCTCGGCGACCTGCTCGTCGAGCAAGTCGAGTTCTGTGACGTGCTGGTGCTGAACAAGTGTGACCTCGTCGATGAAGCGACGCTTGATGAAATCGAGGCCGTGCTGGAGACGCTCCAGCCCCGCGCTGAAATCATCCGGACGACCCACGGCGAGGTCGATGTCGATACTGTCGTCGATACGGGTCGGTTCGACTTCGACGAGGCTCGGCAATCGGCCGGCTGGCTGCAGGAGCTACAGGAGCCACACGCCTCTGCCGAGGAGGAACACGGTGTCGGCTCCTTTGTCTTCGAGGCCCGGCGGCCGTTCCACCCGGAGCGGTTCGCCGAACTGCTCGATGACCTTCCGTCGTCAGTCGTCCGCTCGAAGGGCCACTTCTGGCTCGCCGGCCGCGAGGAACTCGCAATGTCGTTGAACGTCGCTGGAGAGTCGATTCGCATCGCCCCCGGCGGCCGCTGGATTGCAACGCTGCCACCAGAAGAGCGGGCAGAGCAGTTCGAGGCGCACCCGGAGCTGGAATCCATGTGGGACGACGAGTGGGGCGACCGCGGCACGCAGCTTGTGGTCATCGGTACTGAGATGGACGCAACATCGCTTGAGGACCGGCTTGCTGACTGTCTCCTCACAGACGAGGACATGGAAGCCGATTGGTCGGCATTCGAGGACCGGTTTCCAACCTTTGAGCGTCCCGAGGCCGAGCCCGAAAAAGCGGATGCCGACGAGGCCGAACAGGCGGGCACCGACGACTCCGAGGAAATCGGGCTCGCCGACTGA
- a CDS encoding DUF7511 domain-containing protein yields MTDTRNPAQPTRDAPTPVENYRAAVETDDDGTTTCTIYSTAPADTLLTTWISADGDSFCSLAEMR; encoded by the coding sequence GTGACTGATACCCGCAACCCAGCACAACCGACCCGCGACGCCCCGACACCGGTCGAGAACTACCGGGCCGCCGTCGAGACGGACGACGACGGCACAACGACCTGTACCATCTATTCGACCGCCCCCGCTGACACCCTCCTGACCACGTGGATTTCGGCCGACGGCGACAGTTTCTGTTCGCTGGCCGAAATGCGGTAG
- a CDS encoding universal stress protein, whose product MTSTPPTIVVPVDVRGRESVPETLAAFLSPLPVLVVGVVEIPDQTAPKQARDQFEDDARQTLETVAETFAAAGAAVETRLTFTHDSQRTIEQVATDIDRVAILFPAPATAAESVLVAIRGGINVPNIAATVAALLRSTDASATLYHAATPDADTAEAEQALRALGSALVEAGLDEARFRTVIEADDAPLSALVAAANEHDLLVVGEDEPTIRDRIFGDTSERVAEQTAVPVVIVRRPPVEK is encoded by the coding sequence ATGACATCGACCCCCCCGACAATCGTCGTTCCGGTCGACGTCCGTGGTCGAGAGTCGGTTCCGGAGACGCTGGCGGCGTTTCTGTCGCCGCTGCCGGTGTTGGTGGTCGGTGTCGTCGAGATTCCCGACCAGACCGCGCCGAAACAGGCCCGCGACCAGTTTGAGGACGACGCCAGACAGACGCTGGAGACAGTCGCCGAGACGTTCGCGGCGGCCGGCGCGGCCGTCGAGACCCGTCTCACGTTTACCCACGATTCACAGCGGACCATCGAACAGGTCGCCACCGACATCGACCGCGTCGCGATACTGTTTCCAGCACCGGCGACAGCCGCAGAAAGCGTGCTCGTGGCGATTCGTGGCGGTATCAACGTCCCGAACATCGCCGCAACGGTGGCAGCGCTGCTGCGGTCGACCGACGCGAGCGCAACGCTGTATCACGCCGCCACGCCCGATGCAGACACTGCGGAAGCTGAGCAGGCGCTGAGGGCGCTCGGTAGCGCTCTCGTCGAAGCCGGCCTCGACGAGGCGAGGTTCCGGACGGTCATTGAGGCCGACGATGCACCGCTTTCGGCGCTCGTTGCAGCCGCCAACGAGCACGACCTCCTCGTCGTCGGCGAGGACGAGCCGACGATCCGGGACCGCATTTTCGGTGATACCTCCGAACGAGTCGCCGAACAGACCGCTGTTCCGGTCGTCATCGTTCGGCGGCCGCCGGTCGAAAAATAA
- a CDS encoding APC family permease — protein MPPEQQAVTSESDLDRTVGLAGALTIGVGTMIGAGIFVFPGLAAGRAGPAAALSFAIGAVIALLVALPTAELATAMPKSGGGYYFISRSLGALPGAVVGVSLGFGLVFASAFYLVGFGEYAVSILEAAGVVGEPPVAVGPITAAALLGIVAGIGLTAISILGTENTETLQNAVVGLLLAILAVFLSASGLELLGVVGDREPATGFAPAGYEPVLTTAALVFTSYLGFAQIATVGEDIVEPDRNLPLAMVGSVVLVGILYVVTLLIAGSTFAPETIGPMGETAIVEVARVYLGPLGAASVLLAGLLATVSSANASILSASRTLYALSADRLAPPQAAELSHRYGTPHFALSFAGGVTVLLVAAGRTEVLAEVASFLHLVMYGLMCLALLKLRHEEPAWYQPSFECPGYPAVPIAGGLASFGLIYYMQPISRRLGAVIAVVAVGWYFLYAEDVSLREELQ, from the coding sequence GTGCCACCGGAACAGCAGGCAGTCACCTCGGAGTCGGACCTCGACCGGACCGTTGGTCTGGCCGGCGCGCTGACTATCGGCGTTGGTACGATGATCGGCGCGGGAATCTTCGTCTTCCCAGGGTTGGCCGCCGGTCGTGCCGGACCGGCTGCAGCGCTGTCGTTTGCCATCGGTGCAGTAATCGCGTTGCTCGTCGCATTGCCGACTGCGGAACTGGCGACCGCGATGCCGAAATCCGGCGGCGGCTACTATTTCATCTCACGAAGCCTCGGCGCGTTGCCAGGGGCCGTCGTCGGCGTTAGCCTCGGGTTCGGGCTGGTGTTCGCCTCGGCGTTCTATCTCGTCGGGTTCGGCGAGTACGCCGTCTCGATACTCGAAGCGGCTGGGGTCGTCGGGGAGCCACCGGTCGCCGTCGGACCCATCACCGCGGCGGCCCTGCTCGGCATCGTGGCCGGTATCGGTCTAACGGCGATAAGCATCCTCGGCACCGAGAACACGGAAACGCTTCAGAACGCCGTTGTCGGCCTGTTGCTCGCTATCCTCGCCGTCTTCCTGTCTGCCAGCGGCCTCGAACTGCTCGGCGTCGTGGGTGACCGAGAGCCAGCGACGGGGTTTGCACCCGCCGGATACGAGCCGGTGCTGACGACGGCGGCGCTCGTGTTCACGTCGTATCTCGGCTTTGCACAGATAGCCACCGTCGGCGAGGACATCGTCGAGCCGGACCGGAACCTGCCGTTGGCGATGGTGGGGTCGGTTGTGCTTGTCGGCATCCTCTATGTCGTCACGCTGCTTATCGCTGGCAGTACGTTTGCCCCGGAGACCATCGGCCCAATGGGTGAGACGGCCATCGTAGAGGTGGCGCGGGTGTATCTCGGCCCGCTCGGTGCGGCGAGCGTCCTACTGGCCGGGCTGCTAGCAACTGTCTCCAGCGCGAACGCCTCGATACTCAGCGCCTCGCGGACACTGTACGCGTTGAGCGCTGACCGGCTCGCTCCGCCACAGGCGGCCGAACTGAGCCATCGGTACGGAACGCCGCACTTCGCGCTCTCGTTTGCCGGCGGTGTGACCGTGCTACTCGTCGCCGCTGGCCGCACCGAAGTGCTGGCCGAAGTGGCGTCGTTTCTCCACCTCGTAATGTACGGGCTGATGTGTCTCGCGTTGCTCAAACTCCGTCACGAGGAGCCCGCGTGGTATCAGCCCTCGTTTGAATGTCCGGGCTATCCAGCCGTTCCTATCGCCGGTGGGCTGGCGAGCTTCGGCCTCATCTACTACATGCAGCCGATATCCCGCCGGCTTGGTGCCGTTATCGCCGTGGTCGCGGTCGGATGGTACTTTTTGTACGCGGAGGACGTATCACTGCGGGAGGAGTTGCAATGA
- the glmS gene encoding glutamine--fructose-6-phosphate transaminase (isomerizing) has translation MCGIVGCVNGQSTVDRVADGLSRLEYRGYDSAGIAAGGDSLSVVKRAGELDALENALESEPISGTVAVGHTRWSTHGPPTDGNAHPHTDCENNVAVVHNGIVENHRQLRTELEADGHRFESETDTEVIPHLIEAELEAKQPPEAAFRAAIERLDGSYAVACVISGEDAVFAARQDSPLVVGIGDGETYLASDVPAFREYTDQVIYLDDGEVAVLRPTDWEISTVDGTPVEKSVETVPWSPEETGKSGYEHFMLKEIHEQPRALRQCLRGRVDELGGRIEFEELSRLSPERLHLVAAGTSYHAALYGASLFRVAGIPADAYHAHEYALSPPPGEALVVGVSQSGETADTLAATRAARGAGAETLAVTNTVGSTLARECDHVCYIRSGPEIGVAATKTFAGQQTTLALLAEWLAADTTDRETIAALRSLPSDVQAVLDNSRSEAVAESYLGSEAYFFIGRGLAYPVSLEGALKLKEISYEHAEGFPAGGLKHGPLALVTEQTPVLATVLGDGEAARKTVNNIKEVQARGAPVVVVTDGRSEADRYADHVLRIPDSEERTAAVLANVQLQLFAYHTAAALGRPIDKPRNLAKSVTVE, from the coding sequence ATGTGCGGTATCGTTGGCTGTGTGAACGGGCAGTCGACGGTCGACAGAGTCGCCGACGGGCTCTCACGCCTCGAATATCGGGGCTACGATTCGGCCGGTATCGCCGCCGGCGGCGACAGCCTCAGTGTCGTCAAGCGAGCCGGCGAGCTAGATGCGCTTGAAAACGCGCTCGAATCGGAGCCGATTTCTGGGACGGTCGCTGTAGGCCACACCCGGTGGAGCACGCACGGCCCGCCGACGGACGGCAACGCGCATCCCCACACCGACTGCGAAAATAATGTTGCTGTCGTCCACAACGGCATCGTCGAGAACCATCGACAGCTTCGGACAGAGCTCGAAGCCGACGGGCACCGCTTCGAGAGCGAAACCGATACCGAAGTCATCCCGCACCTCATCGAAGCCGAGTTGGAAGCAAAACAGCCGCCTGAGGCCGCATTCAGGGCGGCCATAGAGCGGCTCGACGGGAGCTATGCTGTTGCCTGCGTCATTTCGGGGGAAGACGCTGTTTTCGCTGCGAGACAGGATTCGCCGCTCGTAGTCGGCATCGGCGACGGGGAAACGTACCTCGCAAGCGACGTACCAGCGTTCCGTGAATACACCGACCAAGTAATCTATCTCGATGACGGTGAGGTCGCCGTGCTTCGACCGACCGACTGGGAGATTTCGACAGTCGACGGAACGCCGGTCGAAAAGTCGGTCGAGACCGTCCCCTGGAGTCCCGAAGAGACCGGCAAGAGCGGCTATGAGCACTTTATGCTCAAGGAGATTCACGAGCAGCCACGGGCGCTCCGGCAGTGTCTCCGCGGCCGCGTTGACGAACTCGGTGGCAGAATCGAGTTCGAGGAGTTGTCGCGGCTGTCCCCGGAGCGTCTTCACCTCGTCGCCGCCGGGACGAGCTATCACGCGGCTCTATACGGGGCGTCGCTGTTCCGAGTGGCCGGGATTCCGGCTGACGCATATCACGCCCACGAGTACGCGCTGTCACCACCACCGGGTGAGGCGCTCGTCGTTGGGGTCTCACAGAGCGGCGAGACGGCAGACACGCTGGCGGCGACACGGGCAGCACGCGGCGCAGGGGCGGAGACGCTGGCGGTGACAAACACCGTCGGATCAACGCTCGCAAGGGAGTGTGACCACGTCTGCTACATTCGGTCGGGGCCGGAAATCGGGGTCGCAGCGACGAAGACGTTTGCCGGCCAACAGACGACGCTGGCGTTGCTCGCCGAGTGGCTGGCGGCAGACACTACGGACCGGGAGACGATTGCCGCCCTCCGGAGCCTGCCGAGCGACGTCCAGGCCGTCCTCGACAACTCTCGGTCGGAAGCAGTCGCTGAGTCGTATCTCGGGAGCGAGGCCTACTTTTTCATCGGCCGCGGACTCGCCTATCCGGTGTCGCTGGAAGGCGCACTGAAGCTGAAAGAAATCAGCTACGAGCACGCGGAGGGGTTCCCCGCAGGCGGACTCAAGCACGGGCCGCTGGCGCTCGTGACAGAGCAGACACCGGTTTTGGCCACCGTTCTTGGGGATGGAGAGGCAGCACGCAAGACGGTCAACAACATCAAAGAAGTACAGGCGCGGGGAGCCCCCGTCGTCGTTGTCACCGACGGCCGTTCCGAGGCCGACCGGTACGCCGACCACGTCCTCCGAATACCCGACTCCGAAGAGCGAACGGCGGCAGTGCTCGCAAACGTTCAACTCCAACTCTTTGCCTACCATACGGCGGCCGCGCTCGGGCGGCCGATAGACAAGCCCCGGAACCTCGCAAAGAGCGTCACGGTAGAGTGA
- a CDS encoding sugar phosphate nucleotidyltransferase translates to MDISTGVVLAAGEGTRLRPLTRTRPKPMLPAAGRPILEHVLDVLVDCGIERLCIVVGYRRERIQSHFGDDFRGVPITYVHQKTQLGSAHALEQAAPVVDGPVLVVNGDRVIGEPIVDDVRTAFDGTPTLAAIEHPTPSKYGAVEVSDGRLRSFYEKPAPSAGPFSHINAGVYAFDRAVFETIERMPRPSGELQLPTVVETLLENKAVHAVETAGLWVDATYPWDLLAVLRELLEAGAVAIEEREPQVWVADSARVHEAATLQPPVVVGPDAEVAAGAVVGPHVAVGRNVTVGANTTVRDSLLDSDSRADVGSILCDCVLSEAASVGPGVAVPGGPGDIRVGDDIFEQQRLGAVIADRATVGGGATVTDGALIGVGATVAAGVVLEANVADEAEVVR, encoded by the coding sequence ATGGATATCAGTACAGGGGTCGTCCTCGCGGCGGGCGAGGGGACGCGGCTACGACCGCTGACGAGGACCCGGCCGAAGCCGATGCTACCGGCGGCCGGTCGGCCGATTCTCGAACACGTCCTCGACGTGCTCGTCGACTGCGGCATCGAGCGGCTCTGTATCGTCGTCGGCTATCGACGCGAGCGGATACAGAGCCACTTCGGCGACGACTTCCGTGGGGTGCCGATAACGTATGTCCATCAGAAAACGCAACTCGGCAGCGCTCACGCCTTAGAACAGGCTGCACCGGTGGTCGACGGGCCGGTGCTCGTCGTCAACGGTGACCGCGTCATCGGCGAACCGATAGTCGATGATGTCCGCACGGCGTTCGACGGCACGCCGACGCTGGCTGCCATCGAGCATCCGACGCCCTCAAAATACGGAGCTGTGGAGGTATCGGATGGGCGGCTCCGGTCGTTCTACGAGAAGCCCGCCCCCAGTGCCGGGCCGTTCAGCCATATCAACGCCGGAGTCTACGCTTTTGACAGGGCGGTCTTTGAGACCATCGAACGGATGCCGCGTCCTAGCGGTGAGTTGCAGCTCCCCACAGTCGTTGAGACGCTGCTGGAAAACAAAGCGGTACACGCAGTCGAGACAGCCGGGCTATGGGTCGACGCCACCTATCCGTGGGACCTGCTGGCTGTACTCCGGGAGCTGCTCGAAGCCGGGGCAGTCGCCATCGAGGAACGGGAGCCGCAGGTCTGGGTTGCCGACAGCGCACGGGTCCATGAGGCCGCGACGCTGCAGCCGCCGGTTGTCGTCGGGCCGGATGCGGAGGTTGCTGCTGGTGCCGTCGTCGGCCCGCATGTTGCCGTCGGGCGGAACGTGACCGTCGGCGCAAACACAACAGTGCGGGATTCGCTGCTTGACTCGGACAGCAGAGCCGACGTGGGTTCGATACTGTGTGATTGTGTCCTTAGTGAAGCCGCCAGCGTCGGCCCCGGTGTTGCCGTCCCCGGCGGCCCTGGTGATATCAGGGTCGGCGACGACATCTTCGAACAGCAACGACTTGGGGCGGTTATCGCCGACCGGGCGACCGTCGGGGGCGGAGCAACGGTTACAGATGGGGCGCTCATCGGGGTGGGGGCGACTGTCGCCGCTGGCGTTGTGCTTGAGGCCAACGTTGCAGACGAGGCTGAGGTGGTTCGCTGA